One segment of Streptomyces sp. NBC_01463 DNA contains the following:
- a CDS encoding TetR/AcrR family transcriptional regulator → MSGQAAGERVRGEKYGGQSREARAADRCERLVRAGLELFAARAFDDVTVAEVCARAKVSKRYFYEHFTDREELLLAVHRQQNDWLLAGMAAAAPQKPADLEALLRPMMTTLVHMLAGHPDSARVIYINAPRMELRRRGLLRKDAELFGRLIRRTLPEPPDALRHNRELLGLVAGVTEVLIDWLERDMADDADVLADHLTGFALALLTGSE, encoded by the coding sequence TTGAGCGGGCAAGCGGCGGGCGAGCGGGTGCGGGGCGAGAAGTACGGAGGACAGTCCCGCGAGGCGCGCGCCGCCGATCGGTGCGAGCGCCTCGTCCGGGCAGGCCTGGAGCTCTTTGCCGCGCGAGCCTTCGACGACGTCACCGTGGCGGAGGTCTGTGCACGCGCGAAGGTGTCGAAGCGCTACTTCTACGAACACTTCACCGACCGCGAGGAGTTGCTGCTCGCCGTGCACCGGCAGCAGAACGACTGGCTCCTCGCCGGCATGGCCGCGGCGGCACCGCAGAAGCCCGCAGACCTCGAGGCGCTGCTGCGCCCCATGATGACGACGCTCGTGCACATGCTCGCCGGTCACCCGGATTCGGCGCGGGTCATCTACATCAACGCCCCGCGCATGGAGCTCCGGCGCCGGGGTCTGCTGCGCAAGGACGCCGAACTGTTCGGCCGGCTCATCCGCCGCACCCTGCCCGAGCCACCCGACGCGCTGCGCCACAACCGGGAGCTCCTCGGCCTGGTGGCCGGAGTCACCGAGGTGCTGATCGACTGGCTGGAACGCGACATGGCGGACGACGCCGACGTCCTGGCCGACCACCTCACCGGATTCGCCCTCGCGCTCCTGACCGGTTCCGAGTGA